In one Musa acuminata AAA Group cultivar baxijiao chromosome BXJ2-5, Cavendish_Baxijiao_AAA, whole genome shotgun sequence genomic region, the following are encoded:
- the LOC103986262 gene encoding protein CHUP1, chloroplastic yields MKQDLPAADNKTSSPVLPAARARTPRMKETPRVDSANGGSPGLKARPKPASVDASGTNVARKSILFNKLRPAINGVGDPKERNREEAKVVGSQDVEQYARLRRRADTSCRGSEDGASTKMRELQTRLDESERLLRDSQSEVLALRAQIEKLQVLNVELESQKKKLEESLSAAEAKIKVLEKHDQVESVIKSGFSNVMEVVQKKSQNVKDKIQFSVLKPPTKAVGVQSKALVKKPVPPLPTSQAPIAGPPPPPPPPPHAAGRSNAMHKPSALVELYHSLSKRDGKQGSMVNGGASPLSNNARNSIVGELQSRSSHLLAIKSDVETKGHLIKHLMEKVLSASFTNMEDALNFVDWLDGELSTLADESAVLKHFDWPERKADALREAAFEFRDLKRIEAEAASFKDDTSLPCEATLKRISNLLDKLERSVGRLIKLRTASMLLYRDCRIPTDWMLDSGMISKMKQVSVKLAKVYMRRVSMELESVWHSERESAQEALLYEGVRFAYRAHQFAGGLDSETMFIFEELKTRVESQCRGQ; encoded by the exons ATGAAGCAAGATCTACCTGCTGCTGATAACAAGACCTCCTCGCCGGTCCTGCCTGCAGCTCGAGCCAGAACTCCCAGAATGAAGGAGACTCCAAGAGTGGATTCAGCAAATGGGGGCTCGCCAGGGTTGAAGGCGAGGCCAAAGCCTGCTTCTGTGGATGCAAGCGGCACCAACGTGGCTAGGAAATCCATCTTATTCAACAAGCTGAGGCCAGCCATCAATGGCGTTGGGGATCCAAAAGAAAGGAACCGTGAGGAAGCAAAGGTCGTTGGAAGCCAGGACGTCGAGCAGTATGCTCGGTTACGGAGGAGGGCAGATACAAGTTGCAGGGGATCCGAAGATGGAGCCAGTACAAAGATGAGAGAGTTGCAGACCAGACTTGATGAGAGTGAGAGACTGTTAAGGGATTCGCAGTCTGAGGTGTTGGCACTGAGAGCTCAGATAGAGAAGCTGCAGGTCTTAAATGTTGAATTGGAGTCACAGAAAAAGAAGCTGGAGGAAAGTCTCTCTGCTGCTGAAGCAAAGATCAAAGTTCTAGAGAAGCATGATCAG GTGGAATCAGTCATCAAGTCTGGATTTAGTAATGTGATGGAGGTTGTTCAGAAGAAGTCACAGAATGTTAAAGATAAAATTCAGTTTTCAGTACTGAAACCTCCCACCAAAGCTGTAGGGGTCCAATCAAAAGCTCTGGTCAAGAAGCCTGTTCCACCATTGCCAACTTCTCAAGCCCCCATTGCTGGGCCACCTCCACCACCCCCTCCACCTCCTCATGCTGCAGGAAGATCAAATGCAATGCATAAGCCTTCTGCATTAGTTGAATTGTACCATTCATTAAGCAAGCGAGACGGAAAGCAAGGCTCAATGGTTAATGGGGGTGCCAGTCCTCTTTCAAACAATGCACGTAACAGCATTGTCGGGGAACTTCAAAGTCGATCGTCTCATTTATTAGCG ATTAAATCGGATGTGGAAACAAAAGGGCACCTCATCAAACATCTTATGGAGAAGGTGCTATCAGCATCTTTCACTAATATGGAAGATGCCCTGAATTTTGTTGACTGGCTTGATGGAGAGCTCTCCACTTTG GCTGACGAGAGCGCTGTTCTGAAGCATTTTGACTGGCCCGAAAGGAAAGCTGATGCACTGCGTGAAGCTGCATTTGAATTCCGTGATCTTAAGCGGATAGAAGCTGAAGCTGCTTCTTTTAAGGATGACACCTCCTTACCATGTGAGGCCACACTAAAAAGGATATCGAACTTGCTAGATAA GTTGGAGAGAAGCGTGGGTAGATTGATTAAGCTGAGGACTGCAAGTATGCTTTTATATAGGGATTGCAGAATTCCGACTGATTGGATGCTCGATTCTGGGATGATTAGCAAG ATGAAGCAGGTTTCTGTGAAGCTTGCAAAAGTTTACATGAGGAGGGTGTCGATGGAGCTTGAATCAGTTTGGCATTCAGAAAGGGAGTCAGCACAAGAGGCACTTTTATACGAGGGGGTGCGTTTTGCTTACAGAGCacaccag TTTGCAGGAGGGCTTGATTCCGAAACTATGTTCATCTTTGAGGAGTTAAAAACGCGGGTCGAATCGCAATGCAGAGGACAGTAG
- the LOC135611623 gene encoding probable transcription factor At5g28040 has protein sequence MASSATEGGEDPHDRAAVLQESVGGKRRRAPCSPPPPAPPGAGCEESSRRVFQKLWTDADEIAVLQGFWEFTSRRGTARADYQHDTGPFYDEIRGRLGFDFSRSQLVEKLRRLKKKYRNTAGRMAADRGFVFRSPHERAAFEIARKIWNPVFARGPDGQSCDPDGVEASKDGGWDSDHDSGPRPRRRLKKGKETEAVATPSEMITAAANRPDPVVAPPSMPNSEMAEQSMRSCFSPLFDEILRCTGIGHGVTALSSRTPAAAVGERWKQQQILELEVYLKRLELIHDHIKSKLEELNYEADAEAKQPRTKVRRSDDDLGGSWIAEPDIDRKAEEFIVRVHRRMNPELHLVAV, from the exons ATGGCTTCCTCCGCCACCGAGGGCGGGGAGGACCCCCACGACCGAGCGGCGGTGCTACAGGAATCCGTCGGTGGAAAGCGGCGGAGGGCTCCGTGTTCCCCTCCTCCCCCGGCGCCACCTGGCGCCGGGTGCGAAGAGTCGTCGCGGCGGGTGTTCCAGAAGCTGTGGACTGACGCGGACGAGATCGCGGTGCTGCAGGGGTTCTGGGAGTTCACGTCGCGGCGGGGGACGGCGCGCGCGGACTACCAGCACGACACGGGGCCCTTCTACGACGAGATCCGCGGCCGCCTCGGCTTCGACTTCAGCCGGAGCCAGCTCGTGGAGAAGCTCCGCCGCCTCAAGAAGAAGTACCGCAACACGGCGGGCCGGATGGCCGCCGATCGGGGCTTCGTCTTCCGCAGCCCCCACGAGAGGGCCGCCTTCGAGATCGCACGCAAAATCTGGAACCCTGTCTTCGCGCGCGGCCCCGACGGTCAAAGCTGCGATCCTGACGGGGTCGAGGCCTCCAAAGATGGCGGCTGGGACTCGGACCACGATTCCGGTCCGAGGCCTCGTAGGCGCCTCAAGAAGGGTAAGGAAACGGAAGCGGTGGCAACGCCGTCGGAGATGATCACCGCCGCGGCGAATCGTCCCGACCCCGTGGTGGCGCCTCCATCCATGCCGAACTCCGAAATGGCGGAGCAGAGCATGAGGAGCTGCTTCTCGCCACTGTTCGACGAGATACTCCGTTGCACAGGGATCGGCCATGGAGTGACAGCACTGAGCTCAAGGACACCAGCGGCCGCGGTGGGCGAGAGATGGAAGCAGCAGCAGATTCTAGAGCTGGAGGTGTACCTGAAGAGGCTGGAGCTTATCCATGACCACATCAAGTCGAAGCTGGAGGAGCTCAA CTACGAGGCAGACGCAGAAGCAAAGCAGCCGCGGACGAAGGTTCGCCGGAGCGACGACGACCTCGGTGGCTCTTGGATTGCGGAGCCTGACATAGACAGGAAAGCGGAAGAGTTCATCGTCAGGGTCCACCGCCGGATGAACCCGGAGCTGCACCTGGTCGCGGTGTAA
- the LOC103986265 gene encoding uncharacterized protein LOC103986265: MTTPSGAKRDLRPAGCGGDGCGARDPWPLHNVRHRTVFCRLCTSCVLRYHPGSFCVSCFDLLLDGGGASPVVRCSRCPSIAHSACLLEAAPSFVCPSCSDPGGSSSYFSLGEEKSIDLKSSKVLLAAAKLAAASIGRAAACTRADAERKTKEAVVARKRAREALEKVLLLSQSEKEKKNRVAYQIAAPSPKPQVVDSKKKMPKLSSTVAAMVGQKRVQNKERDRWMRFQEPIGMEQTPVQGTDKNKVDLPTGMQNHATNVETEGTLTGLSHGHNPMGKVERDEGGVLKGSQGGHVKEEEVVAAC; this comes from the coding sequence ATGACGACACCGTCGGGGGCGAAGAGGGATCTCCGGCCAGCCGGGTGCGGGGGGGACGGTTGCGGCGCCCGGGATCCCTGGCCTCTGCACAACGTCCGCCACCGCACTGTCTTCTGTCGCCTCTGCACCTCCTGCGTCCTTCGGTACCACCCCGGCTCGTTCTGCGTTTCCTGCTTTGATCTCCTTCTTGACGGAGGCGGCGCCTCCCCGGTCGTCCGCTGCTCCCGTTGCCCCTCCATCGCACACTCCGCTTGCCTACTGGAGGCTGCTCCCTCCTTCGTGTGCCCCAGCTGCTCCGACCCCGGCGGTTCCTCCTCATACTTTTCGCTCGGCGAGGAGAAATCGATCGATCTCAAGTCCTCTAAAGTGCTTCTGGCCGCCGCTAAACTGGCGGCCGCGTCCATTGGCAGGGCAGCGGCGTGCACCAGAGCAGATGCCGAGAGGAAGACTAAGGAAGCAGTCGTTGCGAGAAAGCGAGCAAGGGAAGCGCTCGAGAAGGTTCTTTTGTTGTCGCAgtcagagaaagagaagaagaacagAGTAGCTTACCAGATTGCTGCACCGAGTCCCAAGCCTCAAGTCGTGGATTCGAAGAAAAAGATGCCGAAGCTGAGCAGCACAGTTGCAGCCATGGTGGGCCAGAAGAGAGTTCAGAACAAGGAGAGGGATAGATGGATGAGGTTTCAGGAGCCGATAGGGATGGAGCAGACACCAGTCCAGGGCACCGATAAGAATAAGGTGGATTTGCCCACAGGGATGCAGAACCATGCCACCAATGTGGAGACGGAGGGTACATTGACTGGTTTGTCTCACGGACACAATCCCATGGGTAAAGTGGAGAGGGATGAAGGAGGAGTCCTCAAAGGTTCTCAAGGTGGGCATGTTAAGGAGGAGGAAGTTGTTGCTGCTTGCTGA